Genomic window (Megamonas funiformis):
GTCCCGCCGCTGTAAGGACGAGCTATATTTCATTTATGTCACTGGGAAACTGGGAAGGCGAAATTATGCAATGACTCCAAGCCAGAAGAACTGCCTATATTATCTTTCCGATTCCTGCGAGTGACATGGATAGGAAAATATATAATATTGCTGAATTTAAATTTATTTTATATATTTATGCCTTCCTTTCTTTTCAGGTTAGGAAGGTATTTTTATTTTTAGGAGGTAATATTTTGTCTGATGTATTAATGTATTTTGAAAAAGGTGGATTAGTAATGTATCCACTACTTATTTGTTCACTAGTTATTATTTTTATTGCTATTGAACGATATCTGTTTTATAAATCTATTGATTCTGGTCATTTATTTACTAAACAATATTGCGATATTCTATCTGGAGAAACGCTAGAAAAAGCTTTTGAATTTGCTAAAACACATAAAGGAGCTTGTGCTAATATTCTAACTCAAGCAAGTCCTTTGCCTACAGTAGAACGTACTGAGGCTTTTATGGAAATGAAGGGTAATATTGTAATGTCTCGTTTACGTGAAAAATTAAGTTATTTAAGTGTAATTACCACATTAGCTCCACTTTTAGGACTTTTAGGAACTATTGTTGGTATGATTACCACATTTAGTATTTTTAATATTCAAGCTGGTCAACCAATGGCCATTACAGGTGGTATCGGTGAAGCTCTAATTGCCACAGCTTCTGGTCTTTGTGTGGCAATTTTATCTTTATGTGTTCATTCTTATCTCTCACATAAAATGAACAATATTATCACTAATATGGAACAATGTTTTTCTGCTTTATCTGAGGCTAAAGTCAGAGGTGCTAATAAATGAAATTAAGAAATTATCGTGAGACTAAACAACCTGATTTAAATATCATTCCAATGATTGATATTATGTTTTTTTTATTGGTATTTTTTATGCTTAGTACGATGTACATGGTAGAACAAAAAACTATTCCTGTAAATTTACCACAAGCTACTTCTGCTGCTATTGATAACAAAACTAATTTTACGGTAACCCTAAAGGATGATGGTAGTATTTATCTAGAAGACCAACAAACAGATATTCAAACATTATTAATGCAAGCAACTAAAGAGCAAAAAAATAATCCATCATTTGCTATTATTATTCGAGCAGATAAAGATATTAATTATGACAAAGTAGTTTCTTTTATTGATACATTAAAAAAAGCTGGTATCACTCGTTTTGGTTTAGCAACAAATGGAGCGGGTGGTAATTAATGGATGAACAAAAACGAAAGAAAATCAGTATAATTGGTTCATTTTTATTTCACATATTTATATTTCTTTTTATTTCTATCACTGGATTATTAAAATTCACTACTCTACCACAATATGATGAAATTGTGGAAATAACTTCTGTAAGCGGAAGTGGTGGAGGCAGTGCATCAGCGAATATCACAGACTCTACTTATACACCACCTTTAGAGCCTGCGCCAGTAGAGCAAGCTCCTATAACTCCAGATAGTATTTTACAACATTCTGACATAGCTACCACTAATGTAACTTACGAACAAATTCAAGAATTACAAGAAAAAGTGGAAAAACATGAAATAACTACAGAGGAAGCAGTAATTGCTCCACCAATAAATAATAACGTTGAACATTCTAATCATC
Coding sequences:
- a CDS encoding ExbD/TolR family protein, encoding MKLRNYRETKQPDLNIIPMIDIMFFLLVFFMLSTMYMVEQKTIPVNLPQATSAAIDNKTNFTVTLKDDGSIYLEDQQTDIQTLLMQATKEQKNNPSFAIIIRADKDINYDKVVSFIDTLKKAGITRFGLATNGAGGN
- a CDS encoding MotA/TolQ/ExbB proton channel family protein — encoded protein: MSDVLMYFEKGGLVMYPLLICSLVIIFIAIERYLFYKSIDSGHLFTKQYCDILSGETLEKAFEFAKTHKGACANILTQASPLPTVERTEAFMEMKGNIVMSRLREKLSYLSVITTLAPLLGLLGTIVGMITTFSIFNIQAGQPMAITGGIGEALIATASGLCVAILSLCVHSYLSHKMNNIITNMEQCFSALSEAKVRGANK